A genome region from Synchiropus splendidus isolate RoL2022-P1 chromosome 5, RoL_Sspl_1.0, whole genome shotgun sequence includes the following:
- the rcn1 gene encoding reticulocalbin-1 gives MDARSFLAVVLLCVAVADGKPTLRKERVIHESDLNKRTPEDNKSFQYDHEAFLGKEDAKTFDQLTPEESKDRLGKIVSRIDSNGDGYVNMAELKAWIKRVQKRYVYENVAKVWTDYDLNKDNKISWDEYKQATYGYYLANPEEFDETTDQFSFKKMLPRDERRFKRADLNGDQAADREEFTSFLHPEEFEHMKDIVVLETMEDIDKNSDGHVDEDEYIADMFAHEDGGPEPDWVKTEREQFSDFRDMNKDGKMDLEEIRHWIMPQDYDHAQAEARHLVYESDQDKDEMLTKEEILENWNMFVGSQATNYGEDLTRNHDEL, from the exons ATGGACGCCCGCAGCTTCTTGGCTGTTGTACTTCTGTGCGTCGCAGTGGCGGACGGGAAGCCCACGCTCAGAAAAGAACGAGTCATCCACGAGTCTGACCTGAACAAGCGAACCCCGGAAGACAACAAGAGCTTCCAGTACGACCACGAAGCCTTCCTGGGCAAGGAGGACGCCAAAACATTCGACCAGCTCACCCCCGAGGAGAGCAAGGACAGGCTCGG TAAAATTGTGAGTCGGATAGACAGCAACGGCGATGGATACGTCAACATGGCCGAACTGAAGGCCTGGATCAAACGAGTGCAGAAGCGCTACGTGTACGAGAACGTTGCCAAAGTGTGGACGGACTATGACCTGAACAAGGACAATAAGATCTCCTGGGACGAGTATAAGCAAGCCACCTATGGATACTACCTCG CCAATCCCGAGGAGTTTGATGAGACCACGGACCAGTTCAGCTTTAAGAAGATGCTCCCGCGCGACGAGCGGCGGTTCAAACGGGCCGACCTGAACGGGGACCAGGCAGCAGACCGGGAGGAGTTCACCTCCTTCCTCCATCCTGAGGAGTTCgaacacatgaaggacatcgTGGTTTTG GAAACCATGGAGGACATTGACAAGAACAGTGACGGACATGTGGACGAGGACGAGTACATCG CTGATATGTTTGCACATGAAGACGGCGGTCCGGAACCAGACTGGGTCAAGACCGAGAGGGAGCAGTTCTCTGACTTCAGAGACATGAACAAAGACGGTAAAATGGACCTGGAGGAGATCCGCCACTGGATCATGCCCCAAGACTACGACCACGCCCAGGCAGAGGCCAGGCATCTGGTCTACGAGTCGGACCAGGACAAG GACGAGATGTTGACCAAGGAAGAGATCCTGGAGAACTGGAACATGTTCGTGGGCAGTCAGGCCACCAACTACGGAGAGGACCTCACCAGGAACCACGACGAGCTCTGA